TGGAGTGAAGAGTACTATAGGAAATTAACCTCAGTGGCAAATAGTTTCAGACCCATAATAGGAAGATTTTTTTCTGACATTGATTACTTAGGTATTAAAACTTTTTATCCTGAAATTAGCATTCACTATAGGAATTCTTTTTGGGATGTGTTTGAGACATATAAAATTTATAAAAATATATCTTCTGAAGAATTTATAAGTTTGTTAGAAATATTTAATGTTCCACTTTATATAATCTTAGAGCATAAGGACATAGTTCAATATTATAATAATGAAATTAGTGATTATATGAAGCAATCTAAGTCTAGTGCTGAGATTTTGATTTCGCATCATCTAACAAGTAAAGAAAGAAACCATAAGATATATTATATTCCAAGTGCATTACAAACAAATCGGAGAATCGAAATAATAGAAAAGTATATTGATAGAGAGGATGCTAACCAGAATTATTTATTTCTACTTTCTAAATCTCGAGGGACAAAAGAGTTTCCTATTAGTGATAAAATTCGATTAAAGTCAAAAAGACAACATGAAAGAATTGTTGAAAAAAGCTTTGAATCTGGCACAGGATTTTCATTTGGAGCTATTGTGGGCTTTTCTAATAACAAAGAAGAGATTGATGTTTCTTATGAAGATGAATTGAATCCCAAAATTATATATAGTCGTTTATGGTTAGAAGAAAATTTAGATAATCCAACACTACTAAATAATTTCATATATCTTTTTGGATATGTAGATCGTTTTTTCAGATCAACTTTTCCATCAAATAAAAATCACATTGGAAGTCTTGAAAGATTAGTTGGCGTAAAAGGAAATAGAGAGTACGCGATTGGAGTATCCTTTATGCTTAAAGAAATGATATCTAGTATGCAAATTAGAGCATATTATTATGAACTTCATAAATTAGACAAAAGATTGGAAAATATTTTCAAGTGGTTTTTTGAAGAATACCTTAATAAAGAGTTCAAAGCAGAAGGTTTTTCTCTATTAATACCAAGTTCGGAATCATCTTTTTTAGAAAAAATGAGAACAATGTGTTCCGAGTTGGATTCAATTTTAAGACAATTTATGCTTTTTGTTAATAATGGGGAGATAGATATGGAATTATTAGAAATATCAAGAAACTCACCATTAATAGAAGATATTCCGAGTTTTTTTGAAAAAAAATATGGATACATAGTCGATACAGAATTATTAAATATTTCGTACTTATTGTTTTCGGATCAATCCGAACTAGCTTATGTTGAAAGCAAGAAAGATTATAATAATTTTGCAGATTTAATAAAGAATGAGGATATGTTATTTTCAGATTTCTTTGAGTATCAGGTTTTAAGCCTAAACTGGCTAAAAGATAAAAATATTATTCATGAAGATAAACATGGATATATACGTTTTAGAATGGAAATAGTAAGAATTTTAGAGGATTTTTATAATAATGATGTGATATGCTTATCCTATTACAAAAATAGGGATTTATTAGACGAGTTAATCACTAATAAAAAAGTTATATTTGAATCTACACTTTTTTCCAAACCAGAGCAGGATTATTTAAACTATATTCTTAATGACAGGCAATTTGATAATGGACCTGCTATTAGAAATAAGTATTCACATGGTAATAACACTCAACGCATAGAAGTACATGAAAGTGATTATTATCAATTGTTAAAGATTTTTGCTTTAATGGTTATCAAAATTAATGAAGAGTTTTGCTTAAAAGATGATTTGACAAACGATGATAATTTATAAATTTATCTGGAACTGGGACTGGGACGGGACTAAAATTTTGAAAATGTCCTATAATTAGATGGATTTGGTGATACTCTAAAAAAATAGAACCTAGTATTTTGAATGGTTTGGGATGTATCGGACGTTTGGAAAAGAAGAATGGGAATAGTCCTGTGAAGAAAAATGTGTATTAGGGGAAGAAATTTATATAGTAGACCTTAACTAGATTGCAAAAGCAACTAATACAACTGGGGTTATTTATAAAAATAAAATTGAATCAATGAATAAACAGATAGAAAAATTATCAAGAGAAATATGGCAGATTCACGCCCTTTTATTAAACAGAACAGAATAGCTTCCTTAAAACATTTTAAACCTGTAAGAAGTTTTGAAAATATAATTAATTGAAATGCTTATTTTTAAAATAGACCAGGTTTTAGAAGTAAAAAATATAAGCAAAAACAAATTAGAAAAAAAAGCAAACCTTCAAAGGACACAACTTAATTCTTATTGTAATAACAAGGTTAAAAGAATTTACTTAGAAACTATAGCAAAGATTTGTTATTCAAAACTGGATGAGAAATAGAAATACTCTCGAATTTATAGGCTTACGGTAAGTTTTAAATAATCCGAATTTTAACCGTGTGCAATTCGACACGTTTAGAAATAGGAAATATTTAAATATTTTATCAAAATATGGAGGTGTCATAACACCAGATTATAGCTTATATCGTGATATGCCACTATCTATGCAAATATGGAATATATTTAGGAGTAGAGCCTTAGGTTCTTATCTACAATCTAACGGAATAAAAGTTGTACCAAATGTTAGATTTTCAGATGAAAGAACTTATGATATAGCTTGTGCAGGGGTAAAGAAAAATTCAACAATTTCACTTAGTACATATGGATTAATGAAGATAAAAAAAGAAAAAGAAATCTTTAAAAAAGGATTAGATTATGTAATTAGAAAATTAACTCCTAAAACATTAATAATATATGGAACTACTCCATATGATGTATTTGGAAAATACAAATTACAAAGAATAGAAATATTGTCCTATGAAAGCAAAATTTCTAAAATCCACAAAATGGAGGTTAATTAATGGGTAGTGGAAATTTTGGGGGATTTAAAAATACTAAAGGATCATTAAAGCCTGAACATCTTATGGAAGAATTAAGAAATAGTGGAGTTAAATTTACTGAAGAAGACATTGTAATGATTGCCAAACAAAAAAAAGGCGAGCTTTTATGGCTTGAAAGAGGAAATAAAGTAGCAGGATTAATACACATTGAAGAAGGTCATTCTGAAAATTTAAAATCTGCATTTGGAGTGAATGAAAACTCCATACCTTCATTTATAAAGAATGTTATAGAACAAGGAGGAAATAGTTTCTAATGTTAAAAAAGGTAAAAAAATACCAGAATATATGATTTCGGTGGTAAACATTATGTACTATGTGCACTTGGAACAAACGGATTTATTGTTTCAGTTTATCCAAGATAGGAGGTTATATGAAAAAATTAAAACTCATGCTAGATTTTGGAGGAGGTCCAATATGGACTGAATATTTTGATAAAGAGAAAGGAAGATTATTAACAGGAATTGAAAAAGTAGACAATGATAAAGAATTATGGGATATAAATGAAACAATTCAAGAATTATTTACATCTTACTACCACTTTGATTATAATGATCAGGCTTGCTTTTTCGATGAAGAACAAGAGAAAAAAGACAAATATAAAATGCTTGCATTATTAGAGAAATTAAAAAAAAGACTATATGAAATAAATGATGGCTCTTTTGAAATTGATGATAGAGAAACTGAAAGGGTTAAAAATTTATAATGAAAGAATTAGATATTGTAGAATTGAAAAAGGATTACAAAAAAATTGTTAAGTTGAGTTTTTTGATAAAGATGGAGATACCATAGATGTAGTCATGACTCCTTTAAATAAATTAGAATTTATAGAGTCATTCTAATATAATTTAAACTTTTATAAATAGAGCTTGTAAAAAATGAATCATACAAGCTCTATTTTTATATCCATTTGAATAAATTATAAAGGATAGGGTAAATTTATCAAGAGGATTATGTAAATCTAGTTTTTCAATAAATACGTCTCTGAAATCACATTTAATTCCGGTACTGGGACTGGGACGGAACTAAAAATTTGAAAATGTCCTATAATTAGGTGAATTTAATGGTGTTAGAAAGAATAAAACCTAGCATTTTGAATGGTTTGGGATATATTGTACGTTTGGAAAAGAAGAATGGGAATAGAGCGTGTTTTCTCATAAATAGTTTAAAATCAAGGATTGTAGCTGTTGAAAAAAGTGGGTATTTTACTTTTCAGACAAACATTATTTAAATCTTTAAAAATCACAGTGGTAATGTTATAATATATAAAATAACTTCGTAAACTTATAATTATAAAATATAAATAAAAAAGATTTGGTGAATGTTTGTAAATTATCTTCTGCAACTATATCTAAAATGGGCAAGTTTGTAAGCATGGATATTTTATATCGTATCGGAATCAAATTAAAAGATGAAGGTATTTATGATAGAAGATAAGAATCTTGTCATTGTTGATAATAGAGAAATACAGAATATGATTTATATGTTTAAAGGTAGGCAAGTGATGATAGATAGGGATTTAGCTTATCTTTATAATGTTGAAACTAAAGTGTTGAATCAAGCAGTAAAAAGAAATTTAAATAGATTTCCAGAACATTTTCATTTTCAATTAACAGAAGAAGAATATGAAAACTTGAGGCCACAATTTGTGACCTCAAGCGAAAATACACATGGTGGTAGAAGATATATGCCATATGTATTTACAGAACTGGGAATGTTACAAAATAGATAAAAATATGAATAAAAAAGATTTGGTGAATGCTTGTGAATTATCTCCTGCAACTATATCTAAAATGGGCAAGTTTGTAAGCATAGATGTTTTATATCATATCAGAACCAAATATGGAATCTCAAGTTTTAAAAGATGGAGGTATTTATGTCAGAAGATAAAAATCTTGTCATTGTCGATAATAGAGAAATACAGAATATGATTTATACATTTAGAGGTAAGCAAGTAATGGTAGATAGTGACCTTGCAGAGTTATATAAAGTTTCTACCGGTAATTTAAATAAAGCGATGAAAAGAAATTCATCAAGGTTTCCAGAACATTTTTGTTTTCAATTAACTAAACTTGAATATGAAAACTTGAGATTCCAAAATGGAACCTCAAGTTCAAATAATAATTATGGCGGTAGAAGATATATGCCATATGTATTTACAGAACAAGGTATTGCTATGCTTTCTGCTGTGCTTAAAAGTGACGTGGCAGTGGAAGTTAGCATTAAAATTATGAATAGTTTTGTGGAAATGAGAAGATTTATCCTTTCAAACAAAGAGATGTTCGCTCGTCTTGACAGAGTGGAGTTAAAACAATTGGAAACAGATAAGAAACTGGAGGAAGTCTTCAACTATATAGCTGCCAATACTGAGGTTAAGCAAAATATATTTTTCGATGGGCAAATATATGATGCATTTAGCTTTATTGTGGGACTTGTTAAAAAGGCTAAAAAAGAAATAATCCTAATTGACAACTATGTGGATATCAATACCTTAAATATTCTGTGTAAGAAAAATAAAGGAATTAATGTTGTTATTGCTACATCAGGAAAAGGAAGCGTATCAGCAAAAGATATAGCAAAATTTAATGCTCAATATCCAAAGCTATCGGTTAAAACTACTACAGATTTTCACGATAGATTTCTAATATTAGATAAATCTGAAGTTTATCATATTGGAGCTTCTATAAAAGATGCTGGTAAAAAAAGCTTTGGAATTACGAAGATAGAAGATAAAGACTTAGTTAAGAGTCTTATAAATAAAGTGATGTAAA
The DNA window shown above is from Sneathia sanguinegens and carries:
- a CDS encoding ORF6N domain-containing protein — encoded protein: MIEDKNLVIVDNREIQNMIYMFKGRQVMIDRDLAYLYNVETKVLNQAVKRNLNRFPEHFHFQLTEEEYENLRPQFVTSSENTHGGRRYMPYVFTELGMLQNR
- a CDS encoding DUF4417 domain-containing protein, whose protein sequence is MQFDTFRNRKYLNILSKYGGVITPDYSLYRDMPLSMQIWNIFRSRALGSYLQSNGIKVVPNVRFSDERTYDIACAGVKKNSTISLSTYGLMKIKKEKEIFKKGLDYVIRKLTPKTLIIYGTTPYDVFGKYKLQRIEILSYESKISKIHKMEVN
- a CDS encoding ORF6N domain-containing protein gives rise to the protein MSEDKNLVIVDNREIQNMIYTFRGKQVMVDSDLAELYKVSTGNLNKAMKRNSSRFPEHFCFQLTKLEYENLRFQNGTSSSNNNYGGRRYMPYVFTEQGIAMLSAVLKSDVAVEVSIKIMNSFVEMRRFILSNKEMFARLDRVELKQLETDKKLEEVFNYIAANTEVKQNIFFDGQIYDAFSFIVGLVKKAKKEIILIDNYVDINTLNILCKKNKGINVVIATSGKGSVSAKDIAKFNAQYPKLSVKTTTDFHDRFLILDKSEVYHIGASIKDAGKKSFGITKIEDKDLVKSLINKVM
- a CDS encoding helix-turn-helix domain-containing protein; the encoded protein is MLIFKIDQVLEVKNISKNKLEKKANLQRTQLNSYCNNKVKRIYLETIAKICYSKLDEK
- a CDS encoding RNA helicase, with the protein product MKKLKLMLDFGGGPIWTEYFDKEKGRLLTGIEKVDNDKELWDINETIQELFTSYYHFDYNDQACFFDEEQEKKDKYKMLALLEKLKKRLYEINDGSFEIDDRETERVKNL